In one Gadus morhua chromosome 7, gadMor3.0, whole genome shotgun sequence genomic region, the following are encoded:
- the gjb1a gene encoding gap junction beta-1 protein isoform X2, with translation MPLTPPAEPDPEPKMNWASFYAVVSGVNRHSTGIGRIWLSVLFIFRILVLVVAAESVWGDEKSGFTCNTQQPGCNSVCYDHFFPVSHIRLWALQLILVSTPALLVAMHVAHRRHVDKKIHKLAGRLGPKELEQIKSQKMKIVGALWWTYVISLFFRIMLEVIFMFLFYMIYPGYKMIRLVKCDSYPCPNTVDCFVSRPTEKTVFTVFMLAVSGVCILLNIAEVLFLVAKACGRQLSNTKDGGGLWGWLAHKISY, from the exons ATGCCTCTAACACCCCCAGCTGAGCCCG ACCCGGAACCGAAGATGAACTGGGCGTCCTTCTACGCGGTGGTGAGCGGCGTGAACCGTCACTCCACTGGCATCGGCCGCATCTGGCTGTCGGTGCTCTTTATCTTCCGAATCCtagtgctggtggtggcggccGAGAGCGTGTGGGGCGACGAGAAGTCGGGCTTCACCTGCAACACGCAGCAGCCCGGCTGCAACAGCGTCTGCTACGACCACTTCTTCCCCGTGTCCCACATCCGCCTGTGGGCGCTGCAGCTCATCCTGGTGTCCACGCCGGCGCTGCTGGTGGCCATGCACGTGGCCCACCGCCGCCACGTCGACAAGAAGATCCACAAGCTGGCGGGCCGCCTTGGGCCCAAGGAGCTGGAGCAGATCAAGAGCCAGAAGATGAAGATCGTGGGCGCGCTGTGGTGGACCTACGTCATCAGCCTGTTCTTCCGCATCATGCTGGAGGTCATCTTCATGTTCCTCTTCTACATGATCTACCCCGGCTACAAGATGATCCGCCTGGTCAAGTGCGACTCGTACCCCTGCCCCAACACGGTGGACTGCTTCGTGTCGCGGCCCACCGAGAAGACGGTGTTCACCGTGTTCATGCTGGCCGTGTCGGGCGTCTGCATCCTGCTGAACATCGCCGAGGTCCTCTTCCTGGTGGCGAAGGCCTGCGGGAGGCAGCTTAGCAACACCAAGGACGGGGGCGGCCTCTGGGGCTGGCTGGCCCACAAGATCTCCTACTAG
- the gjb1a gene encoding gap junction beta-1 protein isoform X1: MPLTPPAEPVESALQLSNEAYVLHSRSPDPEPKMNWASFYAVVSGVNRHSTGIGRIWLSVLFIFRILVLVVAAESVWGDEKSGFTCNTQQPGCNSVCYDHFFPVSHIRLWALQLILVSTPALLVAMHVAHRRHVDKKIHKLAGRLGPKELEQIKSQKMKIVGALWWTYVISLFFRIMLEVIFMFLFYMIYPGYKMIRLVKCDSYPCPNTVDCFVSRPTEKTVFTVFMLAVSGVCILLNIAEVLFLVAKACGRQLSNTKDGGGLWGWLAHKISY; this comes from the exons ATGCCTCTAACACCCCCAGCTGAGCCCG TTGAAAGTGCTCTGCAGCTATCTAACGAGGCGTATGTCCTCCACTCGCGCTCCCCAGACCCGGAACCGAAGATGAACTGGGCGTCCTTCTACGCGGTGGTGAGCGGCGTGAACCGTCACTCCACTGGCATCGGCCGCATCTGGCTGTCGGTGCTCTTTATCTTCCGAATCCtagtgctggtggtggcggccGAGAGCGTGTGGGGCGACGAGAAGTCGGGCTTCACCTGCAACACGCAGCAGCCCGGCTGCAACAGCGTCTGCTACGACCACTTCTTCCCCGTGTCCCACATCCGCCTGTGGGCGCTGCAGCTCATCCTGGTGTCCACGCCGGCGCTGCTGGTGGCCATGCACGTGGCCCACCGCCGCCACGTCGACAAGAAGATCCACAAGCTGGCGGGCCGCCTTGGGCCCAAGGAGCTGGAGCAGATCAAGAGCCAGAAGATGAAGATCGTGGGCGCGCTGTGGTGGACCTACGTCATCAGCCTGTTCTTCCGCATCATGCTGGAGGTCATCTTCATGTTCCTCTTCTACATGATCTACCCCGGCTACAAGATGATCCGCCTGGTCAAGTGCGACTCGTACCCCTGCCCCAACACGGTGGACTGCTTCGTGTCGCGGCCCACCGAGAAGACGGTGTTCACCGTGTTCATGCTGGCCGTGTCGGGCGTCTGCATCCTGCTGAACATCGCCGAGGTCCTCTTCCTGGTGGCGAAGGCCTGCGGGAGGCAGCTTAGCAACACCAAGGACGGGGGCGGCCTCTGGGGCTGGCTGGCCCACAAGATCTCCTACTAG
- the gjb1a gene encoding gap junction beta-1 protein isoform X3, which yields MNWASFYAVVSGVNRHSTGIGRIWLSVLFIFRILVLVVAAESVWGDEKSGFTCNTQQPGCNSVCYDHFFPVSHIRLWALQLILVSTPALLVAMHVAHRRHVDKKIHKLAGRLGPKELEQIKSQKMKIVGALWWTYVISLFFRIMLEVIFMFLFYMIYPGYKMIRLVKCDSYPCPNTVDCFVSRPTEKTVFTVFMLAVSGVCILLNIAEVLFLVAKACGRQLSNTKDGGGLWGWLAHKISY from the coding sequence ATGAACTGGGCGTCCTTCTACGCGGTGGTGAGCGGCGTGAACCGTCACTCCACTGGCATCGGCCGCATCTGGCTGTCGGTGCTCTTTATCTTCCGAATCCtagtgctggtggtggcggccGAGAGCGTGTGGGGCGACGAGAAGTCGGGCTTCACCTGCAACACGCAGCAGCCCGGCTGCAACAGCGTCTGCTACGACCACTTCTTCCCCGTGTCCCACATCCGCCTGTGGGCGCTGCAGCTCATCCTGGTGTCCACGCCGGCGCTGCTGGTGGCCATGCACGTGGCCCACCGCCGCCACGTCGACAAGAAGATCCACAAGCTGGCGGGCCGCCTTGGGCCCAAGGAGCTGGAGCAGATCAAGAGCCAGAAGATGAAGATCGTGGGCGCGCTGTGGTGGACCTACGTCATCAGCCTGTTCTTCCGCATCATGCTGGAGGTCATCTTCATGTTCCTCTTCTACATGATCTACCCCGGCTACAAGATGATCCGCCTGGTCAAGTGCGACTCGTACCCCTGCCCCAACACGGTGGACTGCTTCGTGTCGCGGCCCACCGAGAAGACGGTGTTCACCGTGTTCATGCTGGCCGTGTCGGGCGTCTGCATCCTGCTGAACATCGCCGAGGTCCTCTTCCTGGTGGCGAAGGCCTGCGGGAGGCAGCTTAGCAACACCAAGGACGGGGGCGGCCTCTGGGGCTGGCTGGCCCACAAGATCTCCTACTAG